In Polyodon spathula isolate WHYD16114869_AA chromosome 23, ASM1765450v1, whole genome shotgun sequence, the DNA window CAGTGCCACTCACACATTTCAAGAGACGCATCGTTTCCTTCCTGGAACATACTcctctatacagtatatatacccttagaaaagtttaccagcCAGACTGCATGCTCACTGTGTTCCCATTGCTATACTCTGTATTTACCGTGACTTATTAGGGTTTGCTTTACAACCCCTCTCTGGTGTTCACAGTGCTAACGTATGCTTTATTACAAACTTTCCTgtacttttactgtgggaaacacTTATGGGAAGGGTACATAATAACACTTTGATTGAGGCCTGTGTCTGTATATACATCATCTTTTAATAAATCAACAAATGAAATGATTGCATTTAACAGAGAcgccacgcacgcacgcacgcacgcttATAGCACTGGAATGCTCAGTATTTTCTACAAACAGGTTTCATTTCTAGTTCAGAATTAATTGATGCTCAGAAGGGAATCACGTCTTGAAAGAGCGTTTAATGGTTTGTTTAGCAGTCTCCACAGAGCACATGTAGAAGCTGCTCATGTTCTTCTATGGTGCTGTTTTGTCATTTCCACTGCTCCTGGGTGCAGCTGAAAGTTTGTTTGTTGCTTGCTTGTCCTGCAGagtcttttttctttcctttttctttctcaaCATTATAAAAAGCTGCCATGAAACAAACCCCCCCCCTCCCGCtgtctgtgaaaacagaacaGCGATCGTGACGGCTTTCACTAAGCAAGCTGCAAAGACGTTTCCTGATGGCTCCTTGCAGCTGGAGCGGGTTATGAGGTAGAATATTCAAATCAAAAAGCTGAACAGCAAGTAGGACTTGAATGAAAGGATATTATTGAAATTTCCAAGCCAATGGCGCCAGTTGCCAGGAGCCTGCCTTAAAAGACACTACAGGGCTTTCTGAAACTATCCTGAGTGggttaagttttttgttttggtgctgTAATCATACACAGGAAATGATAGATAGCCAGTCAGTCATACACccggcaaaacaaacacaaacacaacgaAAAGGGCTCAGCATTCCTAACGTGttgctgtctctctctgcagAACCAGTCGGGTGACTGCAAAACTTACCAGGAAACAACAGGATGAGGCAATATCTAATTCCAGAGTGCCGTGAGCAAAGGGGCATTGTACTATAAATAGCGCGCCCACTCGATATTTCCTCATTCCACGACAGTGACACAGCACAGTGCCCAAGTCCTGCAGGAAGGCCCTTctctaattcactgttttcaatgctgcaagtttctttgtttttttgatgTTTAACATGGCTAGTAGAATACAGAGGGGCCCTGTACAGCACACTGAGCGCCTCTGCTTTCCAGTTTCTCTGGATTTCAATCAGTCGGTTTGTTAGTTGAAGTGACAGTTCGTGTGGGTTAAAGGTTACAAATCAGACGAGATCATTAAACCTGCCCGAGTCGCTCTGTAGAATAACTGGAGTGTGCCTCTGCTTTAACCCTTGGTTTACCCAGGATTTGCTTATCACAGGAGAGCAGGAGCGAGTAAATACTTTATACCTTACATACTCCTTAAAGCTTGTCTTGGGAGATGTGGGATTGAGGACGTGACCCTTCCTCATTCCTTCGCACTTTCTTTAGATGACGTCCTTGCTATTTTGCAGGTGGGGTTGCAAATCAAACTTTTAAAAGTATTATGGTGACGCTGGTCTTCCTGCTTTAAATACCCGTGCGTTTCTCCCCGATCGCCGGGTCACCTCTCTGGATGAGCAGCTCGTCTGACTTATCAAATTCGGGCTCCTCGGTAAAGCCTGCCCTCTCTGCCTCCAGCAGCCGGCACAGCCTCGCCCTCTCCACCAGCCTCCTGCCTGCCTCGGAGTGCTGCAGCCCAGCGATGCCCAGCCTGAGCCAGCAAGCCCGGGTATCCCCTCTGTGCAGCTCCTGCAGCAGCCCGCCtccctgcctgggcagcttgAACCTGGGCACCCCCTTGAAGGAGTCCGGGATGTCCCGTTTAGAGCCATCAAAATACACCAAGGCGTAGCCCCCCGCTAGCCCACTTTCCACGTCGCTGTGGAGACAGGCCAGGGCGGCCTGGAAGATTCCGTGGGGGTCCGCCTGTGTTTTCGGGGCCATATTTCTCAGGAGGTCAGCTGGCTGCTGTTTCCCTCTCTTCCAGCTTTCGTACAGCTCCCTGCCCCCTCTgctccacagcagcagcactctcccctcctccctccacACTGCCTCTCTCTGGCTGTACAGCCACGGCACCGGCCCCAGGCCCCCCAGCCCTGAGCTGTCCCACAGGTCCAGATGCACCTCGCAgcacagctccccctgcaggaggGAGGCCAGAGCGCACACCAGGGATACGTGCTCCTCTGAGTCTGCAGTGTAGAGCAGCAGCACAGGCGTGCGTGTCCACAGGGAGCCTGCAGGGGGTGACAGAGAGGCACAGTTTAACAAGAAGAAGCGCGGCAAGCAAAACCGTTTCATTAAAAGgttgcttttttcccccccaaaccACATACTTATATAAAATCGACAGATAACATTCCCAATTGTAAAAGCtttaaccagccagctgcttatCCCGCGATTTCCACGTGGAGTGCAAGCGAGTCCAGACGTGTCACTCCCGTGAGAATGGCGTGCACGGGGTTATATATGCATCTGCAAAGCTTCAAGCCTTTTTGATGTGCTCcacaaataataatgcatataacagcgaCACACACCCTACCCGAAACTGTAGAAGACAGCAAGTAAGTTTTCCACATCAATGATATGATGAGTTTCTAATCACACTGTATTTGACATTGATGAGAATTTGAAGggcgtctgctttgaaatctatcacacaaaaactgtaaaaaaaaatacatgttatttatgCTTATGTAATTCTGCCTTTGGAAAAAATATTGCGATTTATATTGTTAGAATGTTACaaattgtaaacaaattgttgttatttaagttctattgaaataatatactGCTGTTTTTCATAACAATAAAAacgtgtattttaaaaaataaagcaaaaattgttttgaaaaaattgTCCAACTGGCTTGGAGGGCTAAGAATgacaaatctgcaaaaaaaaaaaaaaaaaaaaaaaaattggaaattgccaaaataaatgagCATCTGAGTGGTTTAGTCAggaagtaattaattattttgaagttttgaagattcttttgaagttttgaagattattttgaagttatttgaagattatgttgaagttatttgaagattattttgaagttttgaagattatgttgaagttatttgaagattaGAAGTTTTGAAGATTATTGAagttttgaagattattttgaagttatttgaagattattttgaagttatttgaagattattttgaagtttttgaagattattttgaagttttgaagattatgttgaagttatttgaagattattttgaagttttgaagattattttgaagttttgaagattattttgaagttatttgaagattattttgaagttattgaagattattttgaagttatttgaagattattttgaagttattgaagattattttgaagttttgaagattattttgaagttatttgaagattatgttgaagttatttgaagattattttgaagttttgaagattattttgaagttatttgaagattattttgaaGTTATTCGAAGATTATGttgaagttatttgaagattattttgaagttttgaagattattttgGTGACAGATTTTCTGCAGTGCTTGAATTTTTGGGGGGTTGTTTTGCAAAGTTCCgaaatgtgttaatatttattaaaacgtGCCAGTAGGAACCTCCACACTATCAAATTCAGTGACTCTGCTTGGGATGTTATCCACAAGGAAGACTTCTTTCCTCACACACTCCACACAACCTGAAGACAGCCCTTCATTAAAAATAAGAGCAGGCTGGTTTTCATATGGCAGGCTGGAGAAGGCTGGAAGCAGCCAATGAAACCCTGTTAAGAGCTGTGTcctgccccccccaccccaacaccCTTACCTGACAGAACTCTCTGAGTGAAACGGTAACCAAAGAAGACAAGCATCGCCGTGGAAACTGCTACAATCAGCATCGCTGTGGCAACCAGACCCAGCCTACCATAAGCATCTGAGGATCAGAGTCAGAGGGTAAGAATCTAGAGATTTGATTTTCTGAAACAACTCATTGCATTGCCATGCCATTCTCTTTCATTGGGTTCCCTCTGGAGAACAAAAACCAGCCCTGCTGGTGTCTGCTTTGAGCTccctgggtgcctggccagtacgGGGcactgtagcgcgatgaggagggACCTCTGAATCAGGGTGACATCCTCATGAATAAAGACTCACTACAGACACTCCTTTCCAAATTTCCAAatcaattcaatattttattaaaaatgaataaagaaactCCTGTAATAAGTTTCATTTAACAGAGAACGCCTCAGTTCTATATCCATCCTCACTGGGTGGTTCAATCCCCAGGAGCCGGGTTTTCAAGACTCTGCAGATCAGATTTCCGCGTTTGATCTGGATTATcttgtgcaattgggtttttcaaaacatcaaaatgtgaCCTGGATTACTGTGATCCGGATTTCTTTCTGGTAatccaaacacattttcaatcatggttaaatgttgcagttgggtttttcagaatttaaagaggagattgctttgatccaaaataccaggattattgtAATCCTGCTGCAGAGGTTGTTTGAACTGTCATAGCAAACACATGCTATATGCCCAAACAGagtgttagaatataatattcacatatttcagttttgtatccatgcaagcaaaaggaaaatatgtatttagtggTACAGCTTTAATAAGAAAGCATACACTTTACATTCGCCTCCTTAAAGCTCGTCTGAGATCCTGGACTCCCGGCTGATGAGGAAGACGATGAAGATGTCTACAAACACAGATCCTttcttcaaaagttttatttttaatcaatttagaattaattatttaatgacCCTGAACCAACACATTATTATGGGATTGAGCAGAGTGATGAAGGCAGCCCTGTACTCACACTCAGGACAGATCAACCTCTTCCCAAAGTATCGCGAGTCCGAACGCCAAACCTGCAGCCAAAAACAGAGAGGGGAGAATTCAGTGCTATCAGAGCAAACCAACACTGCTCTGCCATCAAGAAGAGCTACTGCACATCAAGCTGCAACACATGTAACTACACACAgcccagtgcagtgcagtgcacctCTTCACTAGACTGCTATCATGAACAGAATGAAGTTTGAAGCGGATGAGACTTTCCTTTTTGTATTTGCATAGATTGCTGAAGTCCGACTCTTTAGAGTTCAGGTTGTGCTCCCTAACTGCCCCCCAGCCTCTACGCTTGTTCCCCTGCATCCCTgcacccgcccccccccccctcacctgcACACAGAGCCCCAGTGCGCGGGTTCCAAGGATCATGTGGAGCTCCTTCTCACTGGAACCAGCCGGCTGCAATATGAaaccaaccacaaaaaaaaaaaaaaataccttacaatatagaaatatatttatgtaCTGTGCACACCTCCCAGTACTTTCCAGTCCCTCCCAGTCCTCTTACCCGAGTGATGGTGTGTACTTTCAGTGTGCACTTCTTGCTCTCCCCTTCCCAGTCCCTCCCAGTATCTCCAAGTCTCCTTCCCAGTACCTCTTGCGCACTTGCAGTGTATGACTGCAGCCCCCTCCCTCAGTCTTTCCCAGTCCCTCCCAGTTTTACCCGTGTGATGGTGTGCACTGGTAGTTGTGGATCGCAGCCCGCCCCCTCTCTCTCGGGGCTGCACAGCACGGCACTGAAGGATGCTGGGATAGTGGTGGTGATGTGCAGGTGTATTTTCAGGAATTCTGgatccacctccacactccactcTGTCTCTGCACGGGACAgggaatcaatcaatcaatcagagtGACAGCTGGGTCTAGTGCCCCTTATTCAcatttcacagtaaaatagtattccAGCGAGAGTCTAGGAGCACGGTCTGGAAGTCAATAATCAGAAGTAGAGAGGGTTACAGTAATGTTAAGATGAGGTCAATGGGAAAGACCGTCTCAGATACAGTAGTGAATTATATACATGATGTCGTTCAGCACCAAGCTCACCTGCTTCGCTGGGACACTCCACATGGTTGCTGTTGCCGTAGGAGAGCTGGAGGAGGAAACAAGCTGAAGTTACCAGGCTAGCTGAGACTGGGTTTCTTCAGCACAGCTGCTTTCACTGTCTCACAGGGGCAAAGCACTGcttggcttttttgttttgttttttaaaccaaaaacatttcaatttcagtCGTGTGATTTGATACAAGCAAGATTTGTGTAATGTTCAATACAATATTGTCAAAAAGGTggaggagaaagagaaagaggtcTGGTACCTTGAAACAGAGTCGCGGGTGTCTGTCTACACCGGAGACACTGAACACCTGCACAGGAAAGAGCAAACCGCATCAGAACCAGAGTGGAAACACTGACAAATGACACCCGAGGGCTTCTGGGACTTTGCCTCATGCACTCACCGAGTCTCGTTCCTCTATTGAAGAGTTGGCTATCTCCTGACACGGCGCCAGTGCAGTGCCCTGagtccgccagcagagggaggcAGAGAGCTGGATGGGACAGGGGTGACTGAACTCCAGACTCATCACACCGCTGGGCTCCGAGCCGTGGTGGCGAAACGTACTGGAGTGCCAGAGGTCATCGTCACCTGATGGAAGGAGACGGGTAGAGCACGCTGATAAATTCGACAAGCAGCCACAGCAGCACTTTATAGAAAGCACTGTCCTGTACACAGAAACTGAAGTTAGATGAAAAAATACAGATTTGTACACAGTGGAGCAGGAACATCCAAGTCAATACCACCATCATGCAACATTCCATTCACATTCGCCAACTGGCAAAAATTCTTAGGGCtaaaaataatctaaaacatgATTTCACATGATTTTTCtctgtttatattttgaaatcCTTACAGGTATGGGGGGAGTCTTTGAACGGACAGACTGTTCTTCGCCAGctatcagccaatcagaatgctaGCTTATAGAACATTCCAGTACATCACATTCGCCAACTGCAAAAATTCTTAGGACTAGATTTCACGTGATTTGTCtctgtttatattttgaaatcCTTACAGGTATGGGGGGAGCTATGACGGGACAGACTTGCGCTGCGAGACTTCTATATTATTATGacggagcagagagagagagagagagagagagagagagagagagagagagagagatagagagatacaCTCAGCAATGCACACAGACCCTCGTCGTGTACCTGCAGGATATAATGCAGACAGTGGAATGAATTGCTTTCCATTTACCTCGATGCAGAGACAAGGAACCAGGAAGGGAATGCTGAGGGTGGCATTCAGAGACTGCGAAGTGTTGATCTGAATACAAAGTTAGAACAATTGAAAGTGACACAGCCTAGTAGGGAAGTGATTCCAGCAGCAACTTCAACAAACCATCCTGACATGCAGGTGATAACAATGTGACTAGctttacacagacacacacactgactggcaCGCAatgtctcaaacacacacacacacacacacacacacacacacaacacacacacacacacacacacacacacacacacacacacacacactgacggcACGTACAGATTTGTGCGGtgtgacactgtaacacacacacacacacacacacacacacacactgtctcaacacacacacacacacacacacacacacacacacacacacacacacacacacacacacacacacctgtgtgttgtgtgttgtgtgtgactgGCCGtaatgtacacaaacacacacacacacacacacacacacacacacacactgactggcaCGCAatgtctcaaacacacacacacacacacacacacacacacacacacacactgactggcacacacacacacacacacacacacacacacacacacacaaaacacacacacacacacacactgacgtgCAAtgtctcaacacacacacacacacacacacacacacacactgacacacacacacacacacacacacacacacacacacactgactggcaCACAatgtctcaaacacacacacacacacacacacacacacacacacacacacacgcaccggcagttgtcagacacacacacacacacacatgtggtggtgtttgtgtgtgtgacaaacactggcacacaacacacacacacacacacacacacacacacactgacacggcGTGAACatgtctcaaacacacacacacacacacacacacacacacacacaatgtctcaaacagtgtgtgtggtgtgtgtgactgACACGTACAgagtttgtgtgtggtgtgtgtgtgactgtgactGCACGTGTGTTgtacacagaaaaacacacacacacacacacacacacacacacactgactggcaCGCAATGtctcaaacacacaaacacacacacacacacacacacacacacacacacacacacaatgactcaacacacaaacacacacacacacacacacacacactgacacacaatgtcacacacacacacacacacacacacacacacacacacacacacacacacatgactgtGATGTGCCTGTGCAaacaggtcacacacacacacacacacacacacaacacacaacacacacacacacacacacacacacacacacacacacacacacacacactgactggcacgcaatgtcacaaacacacacacacacacacacacacactgactggcaCGCAatgtctcaaacacacacacacacacacacacacacacacacacactgacacacacacacacacacacacacacacacacacacacacacacacacacacacacacacacacacacacacacacacacacacacacacacacacacacaacacacactgactGCGTGCGTTACAGTGTctgacacaacacaatgtcacacacacacacacacacacacacacacacacacactgactggcaCGCAatgtctcaaacacacacacacacacacacacacacacacacacacacacacacacacacactgactggcaCGCAatgtctcaaacacacacacacacacacacacacacacacacacacacacacacacacacacaatgtctcaaacacacacacacacacacacacacactgactggcaCGCAatgtctcaaacacacacacacacacacacacacacacactgactggcaCGCAatgtctcaaacacacacacacacacacacacacacacacacacacacacacacaacacacacacaaacacacacacacacacacacacacacacacacacacacactgacacacacacaatgtctcacacacacacacacacacacacacacacacacacacacacacacac includes these proteins:
- the LOC121298364 gene encoding interleukin-17 receptor E-like, giving the protein CAGTGAVLAARTGAVLAARTGAVLAARTGAVLAARTGAVLAARTGAVQLLCLLALSCPQSRAAEREVILGHSVSFSPGIYGNSLVQPNRTGTVRTPELSLSTVQLCQPDQPCTACVRTRVRLDTRVALRLHELHLHWLELKSNQQSVLRVLRRGRRGQANSTWDLVYGHFSSDDKVAILHRENSTSPPGTWELTYDCFESDGGHKVAVFLKTIPQRQRLQLKRIYTVEDHRRGPVFSYSLDRGRKAVTVSVFPGPEVKVRLCYRHLFVCDNLPSPIAARINTSQSLNATLSIPFLVPCLCIEVNGKQFIPLSALYPAGTRRGSVCIAECISLSLSLSLSLSLSLSLSLLRHNNIEVSQRNWRRTVCPFKDSPHTCDDDLWHSSTFRHHGSEPSGVMSLEFSHPCPIQLSASLCWRTQGTALAPCQEIANSSIEERDSVFSVSGVDRHPRLCFKLSYGNSNHVECPSEAETEWSVEVDPEFLKIHLHITTTIPASFSAVLCSPEREGAGCDPQLPVHTITRPAGSSEKELHMILGTRALGLCVQVWRSDSRYFGKRLICPEYAYGRLGLVATAMLIVAVSTAMLVFFGYRFTQRVLSGSLWTRTPVLLLYTADSEEHVSLVCALASLLQGELCCEVHLDLWDSSGLGGLGPVPWLYSQREAVWREEGRVLLLWSRGGRELYESWKRGKQQPADLLRNMAPKTQADPHGIFQAALACLHSDVESGLAGGYALVYFDGSKRDIPDSFKGVPRFKLPRQGGGLLQELHRGDTRACWLRLGIAGLQHSEAGRRLVERARLCRLLEAERAGFTEEPEFDKSDELLIQRGDPAIGEKRTGI